In Aquimarina sp. TRL1, a single window of DNA contains:
- the ilvC gene encoding ketol-acid reductoisomerase: MANYFNTLSLRDQLTQLGKCRFMELSEFSDGVAALKGKKIVIVGCGAQGLNQGLNMRDSGLDISYALREAAIKEQRQSYKNASENSFTTGTYEELIPTADMVINLTPDKQHTQVVSTVMPLMKKGATLSYSHGFNIVEEGMKVREDLTVIMVAPKCPGSEVREEYKRGFGVPTLIAVHPENDPKGEGLAQAKAYAVATGGHKAGVLESSFVAEVKSDLMGEQTILCGLLQTGSILCFDKMVEKGIDKGYASKLIQYGWEVITEGLKYGGITHMMDRLSNPSKVKAFELSEELKGIMRPLFRKHMDDIMSGHFSSTMMEDWANDDKNLLGWRAETGETAFEKTPAGDVVISEQEFYDHGVLMVAYVRAGVELAFESMTESGIIEESAYYESLHETPLIANTIARKKLFEMNRVISDTAEYGCYLFDHACKPLLSDFMKDIDVNVIGKAYDEGVDNGVDNAKLISINEILRNHPIEVVGNKLRASMTAMKPIV; this comes from the coding sequence ATGGCAAATTATTTTAATACACTATCATTAAGAGATCAGTTAACTCAATTAGGAAAATGCAGATTTATGGAATTATCCGAGTTTTCGGATGGAGTAGCTGCATTAAAAGGAAAAAAGATTGTTATAGTAGGATGTGGAGCACAAGGGCTGAATCAGGGATTGAATATGAGAGATTCAGGGCTGGATATATCCTATGCTTTGAGAGAAGCAGCAATTAAAGAACAAAGACAATCGTATAAAAATGCTTCTGAAAACAGCTTTACAACAGGAACTTATGAGGAGTTGATTCCAACAGCTGATATGGTGATTAATTTAACTCCAGATAAACAGCATACACAAGTGGTAAGTACAGTAATGCCGCTGATGAAAAAAGGTGCTACGTTATCCTATTCTCATGGATTTAATATCGTAGAAGAAGGAATGAAAGTACGAGAAGATCTGACGGTTATTATGGTTGCGCCAAAATGTCCTGGATCGGAAGTACGAGAAGAATATAAAAGAGGATTCGGAGTGCCTACACTTATTGCGGTACACCCGGAAAATGATCCAAAAGGAGAAGGTCTCGCGCAGGCCAAAGCGTATGCAGTAGCTACCGGAGGACATAAGGCAGGAGTTTTAGAATCTTCATTCGTAGCAGAAGTAAAGTCAGATCTAATGGGAGAGCAGACAATCTTATGCGGATTATTACAGACAGGATCTATTCTTTGTTTTGATAAAATGGTCGAAAAAGGAATTGATAAAGGGTATGCCTCAAAATTAATTCAGTATGGATGGGAAGTTATCACCGAAGGATTAAAATACGGGGGTATTACTCATATGATGGATCGTTTGTCTAACCCGTCCAAAGTGAAGGCATTCGAATTATCAGAAGAATTAAAAGGAATTATGAGACCGTTGTTTAGAAAACATATGGACGATATTATGTCAGGGCATTTTTCCAGTACTATGATGGAAGATTGGGCAAATGACGATAAGAATTTATTAGGATGGAGAGCAGAAACAGGAGAAACTGCTTTTGAGAAAACACCGGCAGGAGATGTAGTAATTTCTGAACAGGAGTTTTATGATCACGGAGTACTTATGGTTGCGTATGTAAGAGCAGGAGTAGAATTAGCCTTTGAATCGATGACTGAATCAGGAATCATTGAAGAGTCAGCGTATTATGAATCATTACATGAAACTCCTTTAATTGCGAATACAATTGCACGAAAAAAACTATTCGAAATGAATAGAGTAATCTCCGATACCGCTGAGTATGGTTGTTATTTATTCGACCATGCATGTAAGCCATTATTATCTGATTTTATGAAAGATATTGATGTAAATGTTATAGGGAAAGCATATGATGAAGGAGTTGATAACGGAGTAGATAATGCAAAACTAATTTCTATTAATGAGATTTTAAGAAATCACCCAATTGAAGTTGTAGGAAATAAGCTTAGAGCTTCTATGACAGCAATGAAACCAATTGTATAA
- the ilvN gene encoding acetolactate synthase small subunit: MEKENYTISVYTENNIGLLNRISAIFLKRRINLDSFTASVSEIKDVFRFTIVVSVTEEQVRKIITQIEKQIEVIKAFYHRDDETIYQETALFKISSKLLFEERQIQNVIKESNAQIVTVTPEFFVLEKTGRRYEVEALYDKLEPYGLMQFVRSGRIAVTKEKMHISKILETFTIEEVN; encoded by the coding sequence ATGGAAAAAGAAAATTATACAATTTCGGTATATACCGAAAACAATATAGGGTTGTTGAACCGGATTTCGGCTATCTTCCTGAAAAGGAGAATTAATTTGGATAGTTTCACAGCTTCCGTTTCTGAAATAAAAGATGTTTTTCGATTTACGATTGTAGTTTCTGTTACGGAAGAACAGGTTCGGAAAATTATAACACAAATAGAAAAACAAATTGAAGTTATCAAAGCGTTTTATCACAGAGATGATGAAACCATCTATCAAGAAACAGCTTTGTTTAAAATCTCTTCAAAATTGTTATTCGAGGAACGTCAGATTCAAAATGTGATTAAAGAGAGCAATGCGCAGATTGTAACAGTAACTCCGGAGTTCTTTGTTTTAGAAAAAACAGGGAGACGCTATGAGGTAGAAGCATTGTACGATAAGCTGGAGCCCTATGGACTAATGCAGTTTGTCAGGTCAGGAAGAATTGCAGTAACTAAAGAGAAAATGCATATCTCTAAGATTCTGGAAACATTCACTATAGAAGAAGTGAATTAA
- the ilvB gene encoding biosynthetic-type acetolactate synthase large subunit yields METATQTVTKETTMKTERMTGAEAVIRCLLAEGVDLIYGYPGGAIMPVYDELFKYEDQLTHILTRHEQGATHAAQGYARTSGKVGVAMATSGPGATNLVTGIADAQIDSTPMVCITGQVASHLLGSDAFQETDIVGISTPVTKWNHQVTKAADIPEVFAKAFYIARSGRPGPVLIDITKDAQFEEFDFSYEPCKGIRSYKATPPTEPKSLEDAADLINAAKKPLIVFGQGVILGEAEEEFTALIEKAGIPAAWTILGLSALPTSHPLNVGMVGMHGNYAPNKLTNECDLLIAVGMRFDDRVTGNLDTYAKQAKVIHFEIDPAEVDKNVMSDVAVMGNVKHTLAKILPLINKNDHQAWLQQFNDLMEIEYDKVIKNELYPEKEGLSMGEVLRGINEETKGDAVIVSDVGQHQMIACRYAAFSKSKSNVTSGGLGTMGFALPAAIGAKMGAPERDVIAIIGDGGYQMTIQELGTIFQNNTAVKIVVLNNEFLGMVRQWQQLFFEKRYASTEMTNPDFITIARGYHIPAKRVTKREELKEAIKEMMTTEGAYFLEVCVEKENNVFPMIPTGASVSDVRLS; encoded by the coding sequence ATGGAAACAGCAACGCAAACAGTAACGAAAGAAACTACAATGAAGACGGAACGAATGACAGGGGCAGAAGCAGTCATTAGATGCCTGTTAGCCGAAGGAGTAGATTTAATTTATGGGTATCCCGGAGGAGCAATTATGCCTGTATACGATGAATTGTTTAAATATGAAGATCAACTAACACATATTCTGACAAGACATGAACAGGGCGCAACACATGCTGCACAAGGATATGCCAGAACCAGTGGAAAAGTTGGCGTCGCAATGGCTACTTCTGGACCAGGAGCTACAAATCTGGTCACGGGAATAGCAGATGCACAGATTGATTCAACTCCGATGGTGTGTATTACAGGACAGGTCGCTTCTCACTTACTGGGATCCGATGCCTTTCAGGAGACCGATATTGTGGGGATTTCTACACCGGTGACAAAGTGGAACCATCAGGTAACAAAAGCTGCCGATATTCCCGAAGTATTTGCTAAAGCATTTTATATTGCCAGATCAGGGAGACCCGGACCGGTACTTATCGATATCACAAAAGATGCACAGTTTGAAGAGTTTGATTTTTCATACGAGCCCTGTAAAGGTATTCGTAGCTATAAAGCAACTCCTCCAACGGAGCCGAAAAGCCTGGAAGATGCTGCAGACTTAATCAATGCCGCGAAAAAACCATTAATTGTTTTTGGTCAAGGAGTGATTTTGGGAGAAGCAGAAGAAGAGTTTACAGCTCTGATAGAAAAAGCGGGAATTCCGGCGGCATGGACTATATTAGGATTATCAGCCCTGCCAACTTCTCATCCACTTAATGTAGGAATGGTAGGAATGCACGGAAACTACGCACCTAATAAATTAACCAATGAATGTGATCTTTTGATTGCTGTAGGAATGCGATTCGATGACCGGGTAACAGGAAATCTGGATACTTATGCGAAACAAGCCAAAGTAATACATTTTGAAATAGATCCTGCAGAAGTAGATAAGAATGTGATGAGTGATGTGGCAGTTATGGGAAATGTGAAGCATACATTGGCAAAAATATTACCTCTGATAAACAAAAATGATCACCAGGCTTGGTTACAGCAGTTTAATGATCTGATGGAGATAGAGTACGATAAAGTCATTAAAAATGAATTGTATCCTGAGAAAGAAGGCCTGTCTATGGGAGAAGTTCTCAGAGGAATCAATGAAGAGACCAAAGGAGATGCGGTTATTGTATCTGATGTAGGTCAACATCAAATGATCGCATGTCGTTATGCAGCATTTTCCAAATCAAAAAGCAATGTTACCTCAGGTGGTTTAGGAACTATGGGATTTGCTTTGCCGGCAGCTATTGGAGCAAAAATGGGAGCCCCCGAACGAGATGTAATCGCTATTATAGGAGATGGAGGGTACCAAATGACAATTCAGGAATTAGGAACGATTTTTCAGAACAATACAGCCGTTAAGATCGTTGTACTGAACAATGAGTTTTTAGGAATGGTTAGACAGTGGCAACAATTATTTTTTGAGAAGAGATATGCCTCTACAGAAATGACCAATCCGGATTTTATTACGATTGCTAGAGGATATCATATCCCAGCAAAAAGGGTAACCAAGCGAGAAGAACTAAAAGAGGCAATCAAAGAAATGATGACCACAGAAGGTGCTTATTTCTTAGAAGTATGTGTAGAAAAAGAAAATAATGTATTCCCGATGATTCCAACAGGAGCCTCAGTATCAGATGTAAGACTAAGTTAA
- the ilvD gene encoding dihydroxy-acid dehydratase: MDINKFSRQVTQDDTQPAAQAMLHAIGLTREDLKKPFVGIASTGYEGNPCNMHLNDLAKLVKKGTENEDLVGLIFNTIGVSDGISMGTPGMRFSLPSRDVIADSMETVVQAMSYDGMVTVVGCDKNMPGALMAMLRLNRPAILVYGGTIASGCHEGKKLDVVSAFEAWGEKVAGTMTQQTYESVIEKACPGAGACGGMYTANTMASAIEALGMSLPYNSSNPAISENKENESVMAGQAMRVLLEKDIKPKDIVTKKSLENAIRLVTIMGGSTNAVLHFLAIARAADVSFTLEDFQRISDETPFLADLKPSGKYLMEDVHRVGGIPAVLKYLLKKGLLHGDCLTVTGKTLAENLLDVPDLLEGQHVIKPLESPIKETGHLRIMYGNLAEDGCVAKITGKEGLLFKGNAKVFDSEYDANDGIRDGKVQKGDVVVIRYEGPKGGPGMPEMLKPTAAIMGAGLGKDVALITDGRFSGGTHGFVVGHITPEAQEGGLIGLVEDGDVITIDAEKNSITVDIDSEELAKRKAAWVQPPLKFKRGVLYKYAHTVSSASQGCVTDEF, encoded by the coding sequence ATGGATATCAACAAATTTAGTAGGCAAGTTACTCAGGATGACACTCAACCGGCAGCACAGGCGATGCTGCATGCAATTGGGTTAACAAGAGAAGATTTAAAAAAACCATTTGTAGGGATTGCTAGTACAGGGTATGAAGGAAACCCATGTAATATGCATCTCAATGATTTGGCAAAACTTGTAAAAAAGGGAACCGAAAATGAAGATTTAGTCGGTTTGATCTTTAATACTATTGGCGTTAGTGATGGTATTTCTATGGGGACACCAGGAATGCGTTTCTCATTACCATCGAGAGATGTAATTGCTGATTCTATGGAGACAGTAGTACAGGCGATGTCCTATGACGGAATGGTGACAGTTGTTGGGTGTGATAAGAATATGCCTGGAGCACTTATGGCGATGCTGCGATTAAACCGTCCGGCTATTTTGGTATATGGAGGGACTATTGCCTCTGGATGTCATGAAGGAAAAAAGCTGGATGTTGTGTCTGCTTTTGAAGCCTGGGGAGAAAAAGTAGCTGGTACTATGACGCAACAGACATATGAGAGTGTTATCGAAAAAGCATGCCCGGGGGCAGGAGCTTGTGGAGGAATGTATACAGCAAATACCATGGCATCGGCTATTGAAGCATTAGGGATGTCACTTCCTTATAACTCCTCGAATCCGGCAATAAGTGAAAATAAAGAGAATGAAAGCGTCATGGCTGGGCAAGCAATGCGAGTTTTATTAGAAAAAGATATTAAACCCAAAGATATTGTTACCAAAAAATCATTGGAAAATGCAATTCGATTGGTAACGATAATGGGAGGATCTACAAATGCAGTATTGCATTTTCTAGCTATAGCAAGAGCAGCAGATGTGTCTTTTACTTTAGAAGATTTTCAGCGTATAAGTGACGAAACTCCATTTTTGGCAGACCTGAAACCTAGCGGGAAGTATTTGATGGAAGATGTGCATAGGGTAGGAGGAATTCCTGCAGTGTTGAAATATTTATTAAAGAAGGGATTACTACACGGAGATTGTCTGACTGTAACAGGAAAAACATTGGCAGAAAACCTATTGGATGTTCCCGATTTATTAGAAGGGCAACATGTTATAAAACCATTGGAGTCCCCTATAAAGGAAACTGGGCATCTGAGAATTATGTATGGAAATCTGGCAGAAGACGGATGTGTGGCAAAGATAACAGGAAAAGAAGGGCTCCTTTTTAAAGGAAACGCCAAAGTTTTTGATAGCGAATACGATGCTAATGATGGAATACGAGATGGAAAAGTGCAAAAAGGAGATGTAGTTGTTATACGATATGAAGGCCCTAAAGGAGGACCTGGAATGCCAGAAATGCTAAAACCTACAGCAGCGATTATGGGAGCAGGCTTAGGAAAAGATGTCGCTCTGATTACAGATGGACGATTCTCAGGAGGAACGCATGGTTTTGTCGTAGGGCATATTACCCCGGAAGCACAAGAAGGAGGATTAATAGGTTTGGTTGAAGATGGTGATGTGATCACAATTGATGCAGAAAAAAACTCGATAACAGTTGATATAGACAGTGAAGAACTTGCAAAAAGAAAAGCAGCATGGGTACAACCTCCTTTAAAATTTAAAAGAGGAGTACTGTATAAATATGCGCATACGGTATCATCAGCATCCCAAGGATGTGTAACAGATGAATTCTAA
- a CDS encoding response regulator transcription factor: MITKKKKTIVIVDDHLLFAQSLESLISKLEEYQVLAILKNGKELTQYYLHKRRKPDLVLLDVKMPVMDGVQTMEWLKENQPQQKVLALTMEDDEETIIKMLRSGARGYLLKDIHPENFEFAMKMVIEQGFYYSSKIEKALKHSDQLDQHTNLEDHLTKREWTFLKHACSELTYKQIADEMSLSPKTVENYREMVFKKLEVKTRVGLVIYCMKNNLFKF, translated from the coding sequence ATGATTACTAAAAAGAAAAAAACAATTGTAATAGTTGACGACCATCTGCTCTTTGCACAATCATTAGAGAGCTTGATCTCTAAATTGGAAGAGTACCAGGTGTTAGCAATTCTAAAGAACGGAAAAGAATTAACGCAGTATTATTTACACAAGCGAAGAAAACCTGATTTGGTACTATTGGATGTAAAAATGCCAGTGATGGACGGGGTGCAGACCATGGAATGGTTAAAAGAGAATCAACCACAGCAAAAAGTATTGGCACTTACTATGGAGGATGATGAAGAAACCATTATAAAAATGCTGAGATCAGGAGCCAGAGGATATCTCCTAAAAGATATTCATCCCGAAAACTTTGAATTTGCGATGAAGATGGTTATTGAGCAAGGATTTTATTATTCTTCCAAAATAGAAAAAGCTCTGAAGCACTCAGATCAACTAGATCAGCATACAAACTTAGAAGACCATCTGACTAAGAGAGAATGGACTTTTCTCAAGCATGCTTGTTCAGAATTGACCTATAAACAGATTGCTGATGAGATGAGTCTTAGTCCTAAAACAGTAGAAAACTACAGAGAGATGGTTTTTAAAAAGCTGGAAGTTAAAACCAGAGTTGGGCTGGTCATCTATTGTATGAAAAACAATTTGTTTAAATTTTAA
- a CDS encoding sensor histidine kinase — translation MLPKEQILLIIYFTAVILFFVVFGVVFIVTFLKRKNKLLLENFKATQRFKEELSRSKIEIQEQTLKNVSWELHDNIGQLLSTAVMQINILGTAISEENADSLRDVRGLVGDSLQEIRLLSRTLNKEVIQHVGIEKSIQVELTRFNKLNFLETELKVSGTPVTIEPNDEIILYRIVQEFFSNTIKHAEAAHLFVHLDYQQEGVEITVKDDGVGFDQTSVQANSGLLNMKSRAEVVDAKIKYTSSPGNGVTLVLQYPFKKKKIQNDY, via the coding sequence ATGCTTCCGAAAGAACAAATCTTATTAATTATTTACTTTACTGCAGTAATTCTATTTTTTGTAGTTTTTGGAGTGGTGTTTATTGTGACATTTCTTAAAAGGAAAAATAAACTATTGCTGGAAAATTTTAAAGCGACACAACGTTTTAAAGAAGAGCTGTCTCGCTCTAAAATAGAAATACAAGAACAGACATTAAAAAATGTTAGTTGGGAATTACATGATAATATAGGACAGTTGTTATCTACAGCTGTTATGCAGATTAATATATTAGGCACAGCTATCTCAGAAGAAAATGCAGATTCCTTACGGGATGTAAGAGGGTTAGTAGGTGATAGTCTGCAAGAAATACGACTATTATCCAGAACACTAAACAAAGAGGTAATTCAGCATGTGGGGATAGAGAAGTCTATACAGGTAGAACTCACCCGATTTAATAAACTAAACTTTTTAGAAACAGAACTAAAAGTGAGTGGTACTCCTGTGACGATTGAGCCTAATGACGAGATTATCTTATACAGGATTGTTCAGGAATTTTTTTCCAATACGATAAAACATGCAGAAGCAGCGCACCTTTTTGTACATTTGGATTATCAGCAGGAGGGCGTTGAGATTACGGTAAAAGATGATGGGGTTGGCTTTGATCAGACTTCGGTACAGGCTAATTCAGGTTTGCTAAATATGAAAAGCAGAGCAGAAGTAGTTGATGCAAAAATAAAATATACTTCCTCTCCAGGTAATGGAGTGACATTGGTACTACAATATCCGTTTAAGAAAAAGAAAATACAAAATGATTACTAA
- a CDS encoding biotin-dependent carboxyltransferase family protein, whose product MSVGVKIIKEGLRTTIQDKGRIGYAEFGIPKAGAMDQTSFLLANLLLNNKENDAVLEWVGIPPVLLFEVRTVICVTGGECEVLLDAKKMPMNVPFEVFEGSKLSFKNSKKGLYFFVGIKGGFKTESILNSRSFFMNITATSVLKKGDEIGCEKHLGLSTKNTKVSAPFYKRNFSVIEVFPGPEWEQLTKEQKQFLLETTFTISNVINRMAIQLIETVHNNLKSMLTSPVLPGTIQLTPAGKLIVLMRDCQTTGGYPRILQLTEMSIDVLAQKHPQSTFRFVLKNY is encoded by the coding sequence ATGAGTGTAGGTGTAAAAATTATAAAAGAAGGATTGCGAACAACAATTCAAGATAAAGGAAGAATTGGTTATGCTGAGTTTGGAATTCCTAAAGCCGGAGCAATGGATCAAACTTCTTTTTTATTGGCGAATTTACTGTTGAATAATAAAGAAAATGATGCTGTGTTGGAATGGGTTGGAATTCCTCCGGTTTTACTTTTTGAAGTACGTACTGTTATATGTGTTACAGGGGGAGAATGTGAGGTGTTACTGGATGCGAAAAAGATGCCGATGAATGTTCCTTTTGAGGTTTTTGAGGGGAGTAAACTTTCATTTAAAAATAGCAAAAAAGGACTGTATTTTTTTGTAGGAATTAAAGGAGGTTTTAAAACGGAATCTATCTTAAATAGTCGTTCTTTTTTTATGAATATAACAGCAACTTCTGTTCTAAAAAAAGGAGATGAAATTGGTTGTGAAAAACACCTTGGTTTGTCTACTAAAAACACAAAGGTAAGTGCTCCTTTTTATAAGCGGAATTTTTCTGTGATAGAAGTATTCCCCGGACCGGAGTGGGAACAACTTACTAAGGAACAAAAACAATTTTTATTGGAGACCACTTTTACTATTTCGAATGTTATAAACAGGATGGCGATACAATTAATAGAAACAGTACATAATAATTTAAAATCAATGTTAACATCTCCCGTCTTACCAGGAACAATTCAATTAACTCCGGCAGGAAAATTAATTGTATTGATGAGAGATTGTCAGACTACCGGAGGGTACCCGAGAATTTTGCAATTAACAGAAATGAGTATTGATGTATTGGCACAAAAACACCCGCAATCTACTTTTAGATTTGTTTTAAAAAACTATTAA
- the pxpB gene encoding 5-oxoprolinase subunit PxpB → MTTELQFKQYGECAILIEWPEKIDENILEELIFCQKLIQENYFKVIIEVIISYNSLLISYKSGIEDFYSAVFELKKLFKTVKTIEGRKKKLWEIPVCYEAQMAEDLLQFLELKKIKKEELIRLHSSSLYTVFFRGFLPGFLYLGGLDEKLVLPRKAIPSREVQSGSVAIGGSQTGIYPVNSPGGWYVIGKTPIRFFDVKNETLSFVSPGDKLKFVAVDVLEYNAISSLVLEGEYQLKFSVV, encoded by the coding sequence ATGACAACGGAATTACAATTCAAACAATATGGAGAATGTGCTATTTTAATCGAATGGCCAGAAAAAATAGATGAAAATATACTCGAAGAGCTGATTTTTTGTCAAAAATTGATTCAGGAAAATTATTTTAAAGTAATTATTGAGGTAATTATATCATATAACTCGTTATTAATTTCTTATAAGTCTGGTATAGAGGATTTCTATAGCGCTGTTTTTGAGCTGAAAAAGCTTTTTAAAACAGTAAAAACTATTGAAGGAAGAAAAAAGAAGTTGTGGGAGATCCCAGTTTGCTATGAAGCGCAAATGGCAGAAGATCTACTACAGTTTTTGGAGTTGAAAAAGATAAAAAAAGAAGAATTAATTCGTTTACACTCCTCCTCTTTATATACTGTTTTCTTCAGAGGTTTTTTGCCGGGATTTTTATATCTCGGAGGATTGGATGAAAAATTAGTACTCCCGAGAAAAGCAATTCCCAGCAGAGAAGTTCAAAGTGGTTCAGTTGCAATTGGAGGAAGTCAGACAGGAATTTATCCGGTGAATAGTCCTGGAGGTTGGTATGTGATTGGTAAAACGCCAATACGCTTTTTTGACGTAAAAAATGAAACCTTGTCATTTGTGTCACCTGGAGATAAGTTAAAGTTTGTTGCAGTGGATGTTTTAGAATATAACGCTATAAGTTCATTGGTTTTGGAAGGTGAATACCAGCTTAAATTTTCTGTTGTATGA
- the pxpA gene encoding 5-oxoprolinase subunit PxpA: MKKNIWNADVGEEAGFDHQIMPYISWCNISCGVHAGNDDEIKKTIDLAIANDVAIGAHPSYPDRKNFGRLSMDISMSELEEILTNQVLKVKKYVEERGKKMHHVKPHGALYNDAVIRPEIAEVIVDVVKNVDRRLFVLTSGNSMIETFMEEKDRIKKEVFADRNYTSDLQLVSRKYKEAVITEPEKVYAHVKEMVYHNRVLTIEGVRKNIFFDTICVHGDNPKSVAILKYVTEKINRNL; the protein is encoded by the coding sequence ATGAAAAAAAATATTTGGAATGCCGATGTAGGAGAAGAGGCTGGTTTTGATCATCAAATCATGCCGTATATCTCTTGGTGTAATATCTCTTGTGGAGTGCATGCAGGGAATGATGATGAAATCAAAAAAACAATTGATTTGGCAATAGCAAATGATGTAGCTATTGGAGCACATCCATCATATCCGGATCGGAAGAATTTTGGAAGATTGTCGATGGATATTTCAATGTCTGAATTGGAAGAGATACTAACAAATCAGGTATTGAAGGTAAAAAAGTATGTAGAAGAAAGAGGGAAAAAAATGCATCATGTAAAACCTCATGGAGCATTGTATAATGATGCGGTTATTCGACCTGAAATTGCAGAGGTAATTGTTGATGTTGTGAAAAATGTCGATAGAAGATTATTTGTTTTGACATCAGGTAATTCGATGATAGAAACTTTTATGGAAGAGAAAGACAGAATTAAAAAGGAGGTTTTTGCAGATCGGAATTACACTTCAGATTTACAATTGGTATCAAGAAAATATAAGGAAGCGGTGATCACCGAACCAGAAAAAGTATATGCACACGTAAAAGAAATGGTGTATCATAATAGAGTATTAACGATCGAAGGAGTGAGGAAAAATATTTTTTTTGATACGATATGTGTACATGGAGATAATCCAAAATCTGTAGCGATATTAAAATATGTTACAGAGAAAATAAATAGAAATTTATAA
- a CDS encoding Nramp family divalent metal transporter, translating into MKKWLSNIGPGTLVTAAFIGPGTVTVCTLAGVTFGYSLLWALVLSIVACIVLQEMAARLGIITQKGLSEVIQSQFPNKVIRWGLIGIILSAIFIGNAAYEAGNISGGVLGLSTILGNPVIDVAGLQLNYQSLLIGVLAFALLYIGNYKVLERSLIGLVLFMSLAFILTAIATKPDLSLLVKGFVPSLSADKIVTVIGLVGTTVVPYNLFLHASLVKEKWQSASDLSSARKDTMIAVILGGLVSMAIIVAGASIQQTEIHNAADLAKSLEPVFGKMAKYVLSLGLFAAGITSAITAPLAAAYVVKGCLGWEGGLKTKRFRFVWMFILGLGVLFSSLGIKSIEIIRFAQVTNGLLLPIIAAFLLWVVNSKKILGKYTNTTQQNILGFLILMITVFLGAKSIWKVIESL; encoded by the coding sequence ATGAAAAAATGGCTTTCGAATATAGGACCGGGAACATTGGTAACAGCAGCCTTTATAGGACCAGGTACCGTAACAGTATGTACCTTAGCAGGGGTAACCTTTGGGTATTCCTTATTATGGGCATTGGTACTGTCTATTGTAGCTTGTATTGTACTACAGGAAATGGCAGCACGATTGGGAATTATTACCCAAAAAGGACTGAGTGAAGTAATCCAATCTCAATTTCCGAATAAGGTTATAAGGTGGGGACTTATAGGAATTATCCTATCTGCGATCTTTATTGGGAATGCAGCATATGAAGCAGGGAATATTAGTGGAGGAGTACTAGGTTTATCTACAATATTGGGCAATCCTGTGATAGACGTTGCAGGTTTGCAACTAAATTACCAGAGTCTGTTAATAGGAGTATTGGCGTTTGCTTTACTTTATATAGGAAATTATAAAGTACTGGAAAGAAGTTTGATAGGTTTAGTGCTTTTTATGAGTTTGGCATTTATTCTTACTGCAATAGCCACGAAACCAGATCTTTCTCTTTTGGTAAAAGGGTTTGTTCCAAGTTTATCCGCAGATAAAATTGTAACCGTTATTGGTTTGGTAGGAACCACGGTGGTACCCTATAATTTGTTTTTACATGCTTCTTTAGTTAAAGAAAAATGGCAGAGTGCCAGTGATTTATCAAGTGCCAGAAAAGATACAATGATTGCAGTTATTTTGGGAGGACTCGTATCGATGGCAATTATTGTAGCTGGAGCTTCCATACAGCAAACAGAGATTCATAACGCGGCGGATTTAGCGAAAAGCTTAGAACCAGTTTTTGGTAAAATGGCAAAATATGTATTGTCATTGGGACTATTTGCAGCAGGGATTACCTCGGCAATAACTGCTCCTTTGGCAGCGGCATATGTGGTAAAAGGATGCCTGGGATGGGAGGGAGGATTAAAGACTAAACGCTTTAGATTCGTTTGGATGTTTATTCTTGGATTAGGTGTGTTGTTTTCTTCATTGGGAATAAAATCCATTGAGATTATTCGCTTTGCTCAGGTGACAAATGGACTATTGCTACCGATTATCGCAGCCTTCCTTTTATGGGTAGTAAACAGTAAAAAAATATTAGGAAAATATACCAATACTACCCAACAAAATATACTCGGTTTTTTAATCCTGATGATAACTGTTTTTTTAGGAGCAAAAAGCATTTGGAAAGTAATTGAAAGTTTGTAG